One segment of Mus caroli chromosome 6, CAROLI_EIJ_v1.1, whole genome shotgun sequence DNA contains the following:
- the LOC110296941 gene encoding C-type lectin domain family 4 member A-like produces MFSENIYVNTNFKNKXDSSDIDTDSWPAPQKKNTSQKSCHKFSKVLFTSLIIYFLLLTILFSSALITLFTKYSQLLGEKTIIKELNYTELECTKWDSLLEDKVWSCCPKDWKPFGSYCYFTSTDLVASWNESKENCFHMGAHLVVIHSQDEQDFITGILDIGTAYFIGLSNPGHQQWQWIDQTPYDDNTTFWHKGEPSSDNEQCVIINHRQSTGWGWSDIPCSDKQNSVCHVKKIYL; encoded by the exons atgttttcagaaaacatttatgTTAACACGAACTTCAAAAATAAANTTGACTCCTCAGACATCGACACAGACTCTTGGCCAg CTCCCCAAAAGAAGAACACGTCTCAGAAAAGTTGTCACAAATTCTCTAAGGTCCTCTTTACCTCACTCATAATCTATTTCCTGCTGTTGACAATCTTATTCTCCAGTGCTCTGATCA CTTTGTTTACAAAATATTCTCAGCTGCTTGGAGAGAAAACGATTATAAAAGAACTGAACTACACTGAATTGGAGTGTACAAAATGGGATTCACTCCTGGAAG acaaagtctggagctgttGCCCAAAGGATTGGAAGCCGTTTGGTTCCTACTGCTACTTCACTTCAACTGACTTGGTGGCATCTTGGAACGAGAGTAAGGAGAACTGCTTCCACATGGGTGCTCATCTGGTGGTGATCCACAGTCAGGACGAGCAG gATTTCATCACCGGGATCCTGGACATTGGTACTGCTTATTTTATAGGACTTTCAAATCCAGGTCATCAACAATGGCAATGGATTGATCAGACACCGTACGATGATAATACCAC atTCTGGCACAAAGGTGAGCCCAGCAGTGACAATGAACAGTGTGTTATAATAAATCATCGTCAGAGTACTGGATGGGGCTGGAGTGATATCCCTTGCAGTGATAAACAGAACTCAGTTTGTCATGTGAAAAAAATATACTTATGA